The following are encoded together in the Carassius auratus strain Wakin unplaced genomic scaffold, ASM336829v1 scaf_tig00013304, whole genome shotgun sequence genome:
- the LOC113073965 gene encoding uncharacterized protein LOC113073965, whose product MASTSTASLNQSVTGYIHNVTPLRHGVKRQYFEGVLQQRHKVCKVVVFKVELHSKFLKIEKDRCPVQLNNVVVQPSRREDGMDILFTHQSKWCCLTSIDYPYNPTIMVTIQDQTISQILQIDMEYHRVNITAKLIQRESEGHAFLQDDVLLEKAVYTIADTTGIMELTVWGEQNLQLDSWFYITNVSLRMFRGTKFLSTTKDTKFTPTTCTDPTFPLQPTTSEQVTGNIIGAKVTIIYICPLKHKLHNMALSCTRVLCDKCDIFYRTDAITLHTHARLKITTTTSDEIKSVNIENHVLRATIQIPKNATTDTIMDSILDLPTMNITIHNHYITHLAYPEKSHTDTPQPNSPLVHFSPPTQPPAPSEDLAELDLFMVESPLDTQPKVNQPTPPSPTSIADTPK is encoded by the exons ATGGCAAGTACTTCAACTGCCAGTCTTAACCAGTCTGTTACTGGCTACATACACAATGTCACACCTCTGCGTCATGGGGTTAAAAGACAGTACTTTGAAGGAGTCTTACAACAACGCCACAAAGTATGTAAGGTTGTGGTGTTCAAGGTGGAGCTCCATTCGAAGTTTCTGAAGATTGAGAAAGACCG atGCCCGGTCCAACTCAATAATGTGGTTGTCCAGCCATCAAGGAGAGAAGATGGAATGGACATACTCTTCACCCACCAATCAAAATGGTGTTGTTTGACTTCAATTGACTACCCTTACAACCCCACCATAATGGTCACCATTCAAGACCAAACAATTAGTCAGATTCTGCAAATCGACATGGAATACCACAGA GTTAACATCACCGCAAAGCTGATCCAGAGGGAAAGCGAAGGACATGCCTTCCTTCAGGATGATGTCTTGTTAGAAAAGGCAGTCTACACCATAGCGGACACCACAGGAATAATGGAGCTCACTGTCTGGGGCGAGCAAAACCTTCAGCTGGACTCCTGGTTTTATATAACCAATGTTTCTTTACGGATGTTCCGAGGTACAAAATTCCTATCCACAACAAAAGACACAAAATTCACACCCACCACATGCACTGACCCCACATTTCCACTACAGCCCACCACATCTGAACAGGTCACTGGAAACATAATTGGCGCCAAAGTTACCATAATATACATTTGTCCACTTAAGCATAAGTTGCATAACATGGCACTTTCCTGCACAAGAGTCCTGTGTGACAAGTGCGATATATTTTACAGAACTGACGCCATTACACTACACACACACGCCAGGCTCAAAATAACCACCACAACTTCAGATGAAATAAAATCTGTTAACATCGAGAACCACGTTCTCCGAGCCACGATCCAAATTCCAAAAAACGCCACAACCGACACAATAATGGACTCTATTTTGGACCTCCCCACTATGAACATAACAATACACAACCACTACATTACCCACCTGGCATATCCAGAGAAATCTCATACAGACACCCCACAACCCAACAGTCCACTTGTGCACTTCTCCCCACCTACACAACCACCAGCTCCAAGTGAAGACCTAGCGGAACTTGACCTTTTTATGGTGGAATCTCCACTAGACACCCAGCCAAAAGTAAACCAGCCAACTCCCCCATCTCCCACTTCTATTGCTGATACCCCAAAATAA